From the genome of Streptacidiphilus rugosus AM-16, one region includes:
- a CDS encoding serine protease inhibitor — translation MPAASRGQVLDMTEVRKSAWPELVGVDVEEAEQVVRAERPDVVVEARLAGMARATGYRPERVRLIYNATTGRITQEPHIG, via the coding sequence ATGCCTGCCGCCTCCCGCGGGCAGGTGCTGGACATGACGGAGGTCCGGAAGTCCGCGTGGCCCGAGCTCGTCGGGGTCGACGTCGAGGAAGCCGAGCAGGTGGTGCGGGCCGAGCGCCCGGATGTGGTCGTGGAGGCGCGGCTGGCGGGGATGGCCAGGGCGACGGGGTACCGGCCGGAACGCGTGCGGTTGATCTACAACGCCACCACCGGCCGCATCACCCAGGAACCCCACATCGGCTGA
- a CDS encoding serine protein kinase RIO has protein sequence MSKRFADSDSFVRTRPKGTVTRRSREGAATELDRDSWAAAYDSFFSADRPAGPSAPPADDSVHDGPPEGDRWSTWDQSTPTEKGPEPRPGWVVTELAAVDTEFGIVKTGKEADVFLVERAVPGTGRRTLMAAKRYRDGQHRLFHRDSGYLEGRSHKESRVSRAMAKRSDFGKQAIAGQWAAAEFAALSRLWVAGAAVPYPVQILGTEILMEFIGDDSGAAAPRLAQLRTEEADLEDLWEQLGRSLSLLARDGFAHGDLSAYNILVKDGRLVIIDVPQIVDVIANPRGRSFLERDVRNVGAWFVAHGLAAGRVDELAASLAFDARLD, from the coding sequence TTGAGCAAGCGTTTCGCCGACAGCGATTCCTTTGTCCGTACCCGCCCGAAGGGCACCGTCACCCGTCGCTCCCGCGAGGGTGCCGCCACTGAGCTCGATCGCGACAGCTGGGCTGCCGCATACGACTCCTTCTTCTCCGCCGACAGGCCCGCCGGGCCGTCCGCCCCGCCGGCGGACGACTCCGTCCACGACGGCCCCCCGGAGGGCGACCGCTGGTCGACCTGGGACCAGTCCACTCCCACCGAAAAGGGACCCGAGCCCCGGCCCGGCTGGGTCGTCACCGAACTCGCGGCGGTCGACACCGAGTTCGGCATCGTGAAGACCGGCAAGGAAGCCGACGTCTTCCTGGTCGAACGCGCCGTACCCGGTACCGGCCGCCGCACCCTGATGGCCGCCAAGCGCTACCGCGACGGTCAGCACCGGCTCTTCCATCGCGACTCCGGCTATCTGGAGGGCCGCTCCCACAAGGAGTCGCGGGTCAGCCGGGCCATGGCCAAGCGCAGCGACTTCGGCAAGCAGGCCATCGCCGGCCAGTGGGCCGCCGCCGAGTTCGCGGCGCTGTCACGCCTCTGGGTGGCCGGGGCCGCCGTGCCCTATCCGGTGCAGATCCTGGGGACGGAGATCCTGATGGAGTTCATCGGCGACGACTCCGGCGCCGCCGCCCCGCGCCTGGCACAACTGCGGACGGAGGAGGCCGACCTGGAGGACCTGTGGGAGCAGCTGGGCCGCAGCCTGTCGCTGCTCGCCCGCGACGGCTTCGCCCACGGGGACCTGTCCGCCTACAACATCCTGGTCAAGGACGGGCGACTGGTGATCATCGATGTTCCGCAGATCGTCGACGTGATCGCCAACCCGCGCGGTCGCTCCTTCCTGGAACGCGACGTCCGCAACGTGGGCGCCTGGTTCGTCGCGCACGGCCTGGCCGCCGGCCGGGTCGACGAGCTGGCCGCCTCGCTCGCCTTCGACGCAAGGCTCGACTGA
- a CDS encoding SCO2400 family protein — translation MRYCPSCRRYVNGALSCAGCGVPSSKLPSVGPDAPAVPARPAPAPELAPRPAPSSAPEPPPTTAPPTTAPPKPASGRRAPTAAPERRRGSPAPAPSHHARPARSGHRLVPALLVAGLGVAGLCGLAGSGPGAGLGPEPGLTAPDANGPLNGGSGGGAAGAPTLPGPTAPGGQPTHTAGVAAVIPAPTTSGTGTAASLSPSGAATAPAVPTAPVGAPSDDPVGGSPTDPPAASASPTRRVLPTPSTLPTPTSSPTSTPAPPTACKVRLLVICLG, via the coding sequence ATGAGGTACTGCCCGTCCTGTCGGCGCTACGTGAACGGCGCACTCAGCTGCGCCGGATGCGGCGTGCCGTCATCGAAACTGCCCTCGGTCGGCCCTGACGCGCCGGCCGTACCCGCCCGCCCGGCACCCGCGCCGGAACTCGCGCCGAGGCCCGCGCCCAGCAGCGCCCCGGAACCCCCGCCGACAACCGCGCCGCCGACAACCGCGCCGCCGAAACCGGCGTCCGGGCGTCGGGCACCGACCGCCGCCCCTGAACGGCGGCGCGGGAGCCCGGCCCCGGCACCGTCCCACCATGCGCGTCCGGCGCGCTCGGGCCACAGGCTCGTCCCGGCGCTGCTGGTGGCGGGGCTCGGTGTCGCGGGCCTGTGCGGGCTCGCCGGCTCCGGACCTGGCGCCGGACTCGGTCCGGAACCGGGCCTGACGGCACCGGACGCGAACGGCCCCCTCAACGGCGGCAGCGGGGGAGGAGCCGCCGGTGCGCCGACACTCCCCGGCCCGACCGCGCCGGGCGGGCAGCCCACCCACACGGCCGGCGTCGCAGCCGTCATCCCCGCGCCGACCACCTCGGGGACCGGCACCGCCGCGTCCCTCAGTCCGTCCGGAGCGGCGACCGCCCCCGCCGTTCCGACCGCCCCCGTGGGCGCGCCCTCCGACGACCCCGTCGGCGGGTCACCGACCGACCCACCGGCCGCCTCCGCCTCCCCGACGCGACGCGTCCTCCCCACCCCGTCCACCCTCCCGACGCCGACGTCGTCGCCCACCTCCACACCCGCACCGCCGACGGCCTGCAAGGTGCGACTGCTCGTCATCTGCCTGGGCTGA
- a CDS encoding protein-tyrosine phosphatase family protein: MIDRWEPSTPGLFALPSGRLIRGRGLRDPLPPGRLPTFALYLQGRHAPCVAWESRWVRWPDFRLPADRAEARSAFLDAWRRAADERVEVACTGGRGRTGTTLACLAVLDGVPAAEAVAYVRAHYSPHAVETPWQRRYVERFHR, translated from the coding sequence ATGATCGACCGCTGGGAACCGTCGACGCCCGGGCTGTTCGCCCTGCCCTCAGGACGGCTGATCCGGGGGAGGGGACTGCGGGACCCGTTGCCGCCCGGCCGGCTGCCGACCTTCGCGCTCTATCTGCAGGGTCGTCACGCGCCCTGCGTCGCGTGGGAGTCGCGCTGGGTGCGCTGGCCCGACTTCCGGCTGCCCGCCGACCGCGCCGAGGCCCGGTCGGCGTTCCTGGACGCCTGGCGGCGCGCCGCCGACGAGCGGGTCGAGGTCGCCTGCACGGGCGGCCGGGGCCGCACCGGGACGACCCTGGCCTGCCTCGCGGTCCTGGACGGCGTCCCGGCGGCGGAGGCCGTCGCCTACGTGCGCGCGCACTACTCGCCCCACGCGGTGGAGACGCCCTGGCAGCGCCGCTACGTCGAGCGTTTCCACCGCTAG
- a CDS encoding MmcQ/YjbR family DNA-binding protein — protein sequence MATWDDVRRCALALPGTSERPSRDHAHWWVGGKGFVWERPLRRSDLDALGLQAQEGPVLGARVADEGVKAALISGDPDVYFTTPHFDGYPAVLVRLDAIDATQLRELITEAWLTRAPKRLAAEHVGDADKRP from the coding sequence ATGGCCACCTGGGACGACGTCCGCCGATGCGCACTGGCCCTGCCCGGCACCAGCGAGAGGCCCTCGCGCGACCACGCGCACTGGTGGGTCGGCGGCAAGGGCTTCGTCTGGGAGCGGCCGCTGCGCCGATCCGACCTCGACGCGCTGGGCCTCCAGGCGCAGGAGGGGCCTGTGCTGGGCGCCAGGGTGGCGGACGAGGGCGTCAAAGCCGCGCTGATCAGCGGCGATCCCGACGTCTACTTCACCACGCCGCACTTCGACGGCTACCCGGCCGTGCTCGTGCGGCTCGACGCGATCGACGCGACGCAGCTGCGGGAGCTGATCACGGAGGCCTGGCTCACGCGCGCGCCGAAGCGGCTCGCCGCCGAGCATGTCGGCGACGCGGACAAGCGTCCGTGA
- a CDS encoding DUF6011 domain-containing protein produces MTTIPLPGVTVERADDAVVRCEGCGRPLRDPASRARGHGPVCTVVRLPEPPRGEQQETLPGF; encoded by the coding sequence GTGACCACGATCCCCCTGCCCGGCGTCACCGTCGAACGGGCCGACGACGCGGTGGTGCGCTGCGAGGGCTGCGGCCGGCCGCTGCGCGACCCGGCGTCCCGTGCCCGCGGGCACGGCCCGGTCTGCACCGTCGTCAGGCTGCCGGAGCCGCCACGGGGCGAGCAACAGGAGACGCTGCCGGGGTTCTGA
- the trpS gene encoding tryptophan--tRNA ligase: MTTLTAAPAAFAATAPAPATVSTTRPAVRVLTGDRPTGRLHLGHYFGTLDNRVRLQARGADLFVVIADYQVLTDRDVADDLPGHVEELLLDYLAVGIDPERATIFTHSAIPALNQLLLPFLSLVSVGELRRNPTVKDEISHSRQASVSGLMFTYPVHQAADILFCKADVVPVGQDQLPHLEVTRTVARRFNNRYTEPGSPLFPEPEALLSAAPLLLGTDGAKMSKSRGNAIALAADADETARLLAGARTDIDRNITYDPQGRPEVSSLVLLAALCLDRDPVEVAHEIGSAGAAALKRLVTEAVNGFLAPIRARRAELARDRGYLRAVLRAGNERAGAVAEATLDEVRTAMNSRY; the protein is encoded by the coding sequence ATGACCACTCTCACCGCCGCCCCGGCCGCCTTCGCCGCCACCGCACCGGCCCCCGCGACCGTCTCGACCACCCGGCCCGCCGTCCGCGTGCTGACCGGGGACCGGCCCACCGGCCGACTGCACCTCGGCCACTACTTCGGCACCCTCGACAACCGTGTGCGGCTGCAGGCACGCGGCGCGGATCTCTTCGTGGTGATCGCCGACTACCAGGTGCTGACCGACCGGGACGTGGCCGACGACCTGCCCGGCCACGTCGAGGAACTGCTGCTCGACTACCTCGCTGTCGGGATCGACCCCGAGCGGGCCACGATCTTCACGCACAGCGCGATCCCGGCCCTGAACCAGTTGCTGCTGCCCTTCCTGAGCCTGGTCTCCGTCGGCGAGCTGCGTCGCAACCCGACGGTGAAGGACGAGATCAGCCACTCCCGCCAGGCCTCCGTCAGCGGACTGATGTTCACCTACCCCGTGCACCAGGCCGCCGACATCCTGTTCTGCAAGGCCGACGTGGTGCCCGTCGGGCAGGACCAGCTGCCGCACCTCGAAGTCACCCGCACCGTCGCCCGGCGCTTCAACAACCGCTACACCGAGCCGGGTTCACCCCTCTTCCCGGAGCCGGAGGCGCTGCTGTCGGCGGCGCCGCTGCTGCTGGGGACCGACGGCGCCAAGATGAGCAAGAGCCGCGGCAACGCGATCGCCCTCGCCGCCGACGCGGACGAGACAGCGCGGCTCCTCGCGGGCGCCAGGACGGACATCGACCGGAACATCACCTACGACCCGCAGGGCCGACCCGAGGTGTCCTCGCTGGTGCTGCTCGCCGCCCTGTGTCTGGACCGCGACCCCGTGGAGGTGGCGCACGAGATCGGTTCGGCGGGCGCGGCGGCGCTCAAGCGCCTGGTGACCGAGGCCGTCAACGGCTTCCTCGCCCCGATCCGGGCCCGCCGGGCCGAGCTGGCGCGGGACCGCGGCTACCTGCGCGCGGTGCTGCGGGCCGGCAACGAGCGGGCCGGAGCCGTCGCCGAGGCCACGCTGGACGAGGTGCGTACGGCGATGAACAGCCGCTACTGA
- a CDS encoding nitroreductase family deazaflavin-dependent oxidoreductase: MPLQGEYEPSPTDWVRAQVELFESSGGTKGTTIRGLPVVLLTSVGAKSGRIRKTPLMRVEHGGAYAVVASQGGAPKHPVWYYNLTADPRVELQDGPVKQDMTARELSGEERELWWERAVAAYPDYADYQRKTARRIPVFVLEPAAAPH, from the coding sequence ATGCCGCTGCAGGGAGAGTACGAGCCGAGCCCGACGGACTGGGTCCGGGCGCAGGTCGAGCTGTTCGAGTCGTCGGGCGGGACCAAGGGCACGACGATCCGCGGCCTGCCGGTGGTGCTGCTCACCTCCGTCGGCGCGAAGAGCGGCCGGATCCGCAAGACGCCGCTGATGCGGGTGGAACACGGTGGCGCCTACGCGGTCGTCGCCTCCCAGGGCGGCGCCCCCAAGCACCCCGTCTGGTACTACAACCTGACCGCCGATCCGCGGGTCGAGCTGCAGGACGGGCCGGTCAAGCAGGACATGACGGCGCGTGAACTGTCCGGCGAAGAGCGTGAGCTGTGGTGGGAGCGGGCCGTGGCCGCCTATCCGGACTACGCCGACTACCAGCGCAAGACCGCACGCCGGATCCCGGTCTTCGTGCTGGAGCCGGCCGCTGCGCCGCACTGA
- a CDS encoding cytochrome P450, which yields MSLDTERPEEFSLFDPRRRVDPYPAYAALHAVGGPEARLRRTAFGPWLSPSHGVCAQVLRDPAFGRAEQPDDGRTRSFLALNPPDHTRLRRLAAKAFTPRLVEALRPRIERLADELLDRALREPEFDLVREFAHPLPVIVISELLGVPAEDRDRFAAWSQALARGIDPEFLLPPETLAVLDAARAEFDGYFRELAARRRAEPAADLLSALVAVCDEGESLSEAELTATCTLLLIAGHETTVNLIANGVLALLRHPAELAWFRAHPEAAPQVVEELLRFDPPVQLTMRTALRDAEVEGRTVAAGEQVLLLLGAANRDPAVFAEPDRLDLRRSAEAERHLAFGLGIHFCLGASLARLEGQIALAAFARRVAAPRLGDAGPVHRENLILRGPAVLPVRHG from the coding sequence GTGTCGCTCGACACCGAACGGCCCGAGGAGTTCTCCCTGTTCGACCCCCGCCGGCGGGTCGACCCCTACCCGGCCTACGCCGCGCTGCACGCCGTCGGCGGCCCGGAGGCACGCCTGCGGCGCACCGCGTTCGGGCCGTGGCTGTCGCCCTCGCACGGCGTCTGCGCGCAGGTGCTGCGCGACCCGGCGTTCGGCCGCGCGGAGCAGCCGGACGACGGTCGCACCCGTTCCTTCCTCGCGCTCAACCCGCCCGACCACACGCGGCTGCGGCGGCTGGCCGCGAAGGCCTTCACGCCCCGTCTGGTCGAGGCGTTGCGCCCGCGCATCGAACGCCTCGCCGACGAGCTGCTGGACCGGGCGCTGCGCGAGCCCGAGTTCGACCTGGTGCGGGAGTTCGCGCACCCGCTGCCGGTGATCGTCATCAGCGAGCTGCTCGGCGTGCCCGCCGAGGACCGCGACCGGTTCGCCGCCTGGTCGCAGGCGCTGGCCCGGGGCATCGACCCGGAGTTCCTGCTGCCCCCGGAGACGCTCGCCGTGCTGGACGCCGCCCGCGCGGAATTCGACGGCTACTTCCGCGAGCTGGCCGCGCGCCGCCGCGCGGAGCCGGCCGCGGACCTGCTCAGCGCGCTGGTCGCGGTCTGCGACGAGGGCGAGAGCCTGTCGGAGGCGGAACTGACGGCCACCTGCACGCTGTTGCTGATCGCCGGCCACGAGACCACGGTGAACCTGATCGCCAACGGCGTGCTGGCGCTGCTGCGGCACCCGGCGGAGCTGGCCTGGTTCCGGGCGCATCCCGAGGCCGCCCCGCAGGTGGTGGAGGAACTGCTGCGCTTCGACCCGCCCGTGCAGCTGACCATGCGCACGGCCCTGCGTGACGCCGAGGTGGAGGGTCGCACCGTGGCCGCGGGCGAGCAGGTCCTGCTGCTGCTCGGTGCGGCCAACCGCGATCCGGCCGTGTTCGCCGAACCGGACCGCCTGGACCTGCGTCGCAGTGCCGAGGCCGAGCGGCATCTCGCCTTCGGCCTCGGCATCCACTTCTGTCTCGGCGCCTCGCTCGCGCGCCTCGAGGGTCAGATCGCCCTCGCGGCGTTCGCCCGCCGCGTCGCCGCGCCACGGCTGGGAGACGCGGGCCCGGTCCACCGGGAGAACCTGATCCTGCGCGGCCCGGCCGTGCTGCCGGTCCGGCACGGCTGA
- a CDS encoding alpha/beta hydrolase: MGLTGGGTLALSVVLTVLLVAATVWVWPRLAGRGWRSVLGRLGTIVATQLALVCTLALLANNYFSFYSSWSDLLGTGRAGPASVALGAQPGSVHGAAETPARGAVQVLGTETVGTAGIGVDPPERAGRLERVRIPGAVSGLTTDGYVYLPPQYFQPAHAKDRFPVVVAMTGFPGDAKNLVTKLQYPSIALGLIQQQKIKPMILVLMRPSPSMPRDSECEDVPGGPQAETYFTADVPTDVAGSYRVQTGGRGWGAIGDSTGGYCALKLAMRNPALYTTAASLSGYFKAAHDITTGDLFGGSALRRDEADLNWRLLHLPPPPVSLMLASSKQDGGAYAEGQAFAALVRPPTTVAEATVPSGGHNFTTWVRLLPPALTWLSDHLPDPAP, encoded by the coding sequence ATGGGACTGACCGGGGGAGGGACCCTGGCCCTCTCCGTCGTGCTCACCGTGCTGCTGGTGGCCGCCACGGTCTGGGTGTGGCCGCGGCTCGCCGGACGCGGCTGGCGGTCCGTTCTGGGGCGTCTCGGCACGATCGTGGCCACCCAGCTGGCACTGGTGTGCACGCTGGCCCTGCTGGCGAACAACTACTTCTCGTTCTACAGCAGCTGGTCCGACCTGCTCGGCACCGGCCGCGCGGGGCCGGCCTCGGTCGCGCTGGGCGCACAGCCCGGCAGCGTCCACGGCGCGGCCGAGACCCCGGCCCGCGGCGCGGTGCAGGTGCTGGGCACGGAGACCGTCGGCACGGCCGGGATCGGGGTCGACCCGCCCGAGCGGGCGGGCCGGCTGGAGCGGGTCAGGATCCCTGGCGCCGTCAGCGGTCTCACCACCGACGGATACGTCTACCTCCCGCCGCAGTACTTCCAGCCCGCCCACGCCAAGGACCGGTTCCCGGTGGTCGTCGCCATGACCGGGTTCCCCGGCGACGCCAAGAACCTGGTCACCAAGCTCCAGTACCCCTCGATCGCCCTCGGCCTGATCCAGCAGCAGAAGATCAAGCCGATGATCCTGGTGCTGATGCGGCCCTCGCCCTCCATGCCGAGGGACAGCGAGTGCGAGGACGTCCCCGGCGGTCCCCAGGCGGAGACCTACTTCACCGCGGACGTCCCGACGGACGTCGCCGGCTCGTACCGGGTGCAGACCGGCGGTCGCGGCTGGGGCGCGATCGGCGACTCGACCGGCGGCTACTGCGCGCTCAAGCTGGCCATGCGCAACCCCGCCCTCTACACCACCGCCGCCTCGCTCTCCGGATACTTCAAGGCCGCCCACGACATCACCACCGGAGACCTCTTCGGCGGCAGCGCGCTGCGCCGCGACGAGGCGGACCTCAACTGGCGGCTGCTCCATCTGCCGCCGCCACCGGTCTCGTTGATGCTCGCCAGCAGCAAGCAGGACGGCGGCGCCTACGCGGAGGGGCAGGCCTTCGCGGCCCTGGTCCGTCCGCCCACCACGGTCGCCGAGGCGACGGTGCCCAGCGGGGGCCACAACTTCACCACCTGGGTCCGGCTGCTGCCGCCCGCGCTGACCTGGCTCAGCGACCACCTGCCCGACCCCGCTCCGTGA
- a CDS encoding adenosine-specific kinase — translation MAGEAVSIDVVSVLKPDDLNVVVGQSHFIKTVEDLHEALVGVSPHLRFGLAFCEASGPRLVRRSGNDPELTTLAAANATAIGAGHCFVVLLREGFPVNILNAVKAVPEVCGVFCATANPVQVLVAVTAAGRGVIGVVDGAPPLGEETEQDVADRRQLLRTIGYKL, via the coding sequence ATGGCAGGCGAAGCGGTCTCGATCGACGTCGTGTCGGTGCTGAAGCCCGACGACCTGAACGTGGTCGTCGGGCAGTCCCACTTCATCAAGACCGTGGAGGATCTGCACGAGGCCCTGGTGGGCGTGAGCCCGCATCTGCGCTTCGGGCTGGCCTTCTGCGAGGCCTCCGGCCCGCGCCTGGTCCGCCGCTCAGGCAACGACCCGGAGCTGACCACCCTGGCCGCGGCGAACGCGACCGCGATCGGCGCCGGCCACTGTTTCGTGGTGCTGCTGCGCGAGGGCTTTCCGGTGAACATCCTGAACGCCGTCAAGGCCGTCCCCGAGGTCTGCGGCGTCTTCTGCGCCACCGCCAATCCCGTCCAGGTCCTCGTCGCCGTCACGGCGGCGGGCCGGGGCGTGATCGGCGTCGTCGACGGCGCGCCGCCGCTGGGCGAGGAGACCGAGCAGGACGTCGCCGACCGCAGGCAGCTGCTGCGCACCATCGGCTACAAGCTCTGA
- a CDS encoding MmcQ/YjbR family DNA-binding protein, with translation MEVVPMSAAAMTWAQLKAYCLAKPGAWQDEPWEGDLVVKVGDKIFAFLGSAPRGPERAASVGLKCGPDRDTADEWLLRYPEAASASAYIGRYGWNSLALGGPIPDDELLAAVDDSYDAVVARLPKRSRPS, from the coding sequence GTGGAGGTGGTCCCGATGTCCGCGGCAGCGATGACCTGGGCGCAGCTGAAGGCCTACTGCCTGGCCAAGCCCGGGGCCTGGCAGGACGAGCCATGGGAGGGGGATCTGGTGGTCAAGGTGGGGGACAAGATCTTCGCGTTCCTCGGATCCGCCCCGCGCGGGCCCGAGCGGGCGGCCTCGGTCGGGCTCAAGTGCGGACCCGACCGGGACACCGCGGACGAGTGGCTGCTGCGCTACCCGGAGGCGGCCTCGGCCAGCGCCTACATCGGCCGTTACGGTTGGAACAGCCTGGCGCTGGGCGGCCCGATCCCCGACGACGAACTCCTGGCCGCCGTCGACGACTCCTACGACGCCGTCGTCGCCCGACTGCCGAAGCGCAGCCGTCCGAGCTGA
- a CDS encoding HAD family hydrolase, translated as MTYQMVIFDNDGTLVDSETKAHTVLSGYLTELGYPTTVEESFQHFLGNAGRNVHTVVAERFGGTLPEDFTARCHDRVFAAFQQGVDAAPGAGDLLAELGRRRLPYCVASSSDHAWIDLTLDRSGLRRHLPASLVFSAEDVAGVGKPAPDLFLHAARAMGVAPADCLVVEDSRNGVLAARAAGMDVLGYTALMPADRLVAAGATALIGELKQVLDHL; from the coding sequence ATGACGTACCAGATGGTGATCTTCGACAACGACGGGACGCTGGTCGACAGCGAGACCAAGGCCCACACCGTGCTCTCCGGGTACCTCACCGAGCTCGGCTACCCGACGACGGTCGAGGAGTCCTTCCAGCACTTCCTCGGCAACGCGGGCCGCAACGTCCACACGGTGGTGGCCGAGCGTTTCGGCGGCACCCTGCCCGAGGACTTCACCGCCCGCTGCCACGACCGGGTCTTCGCCGCCTTCCAGCAGGGAGTCGACGCCGCTCCCGGCGCCGGCGACCTGCTGGCGGAGCTCGGTCGGCGGCGGCTTCCCTACTGTGTGGCCTCCTCGTCCGACCACGCCTGGATCGACCTCACCCTGGACCGCTCCGGGCTGCGCCGGCACCTGCCCGCCTCCCTGGTGTTCAGCGCCGAGGACGTAGCGGGCGTCGGCAAGCCGGCCCCGGACCTCTTCCTGCACGCCGCCCGGGCCATGGGCGTTGCTCCGGCCGACTGCCTCGTCGTGGAGGACAGCCGCAACGGCGTCCTCGCCGCGCGCGCCGCCGGGATGGACGTGCTGGGCTACACCGCGTTGATGCCCGCGGACCGGCTCGTCGCCGCGGGGGCCACCGCGCTGATCGGCGAGCTGAAGCAGGTGCTGGACCACCTGTGA
- a CDS encoding DUF421 domain-containing protein, producing the protein MWHDMFVSGISYSEKALRTVLVYLALLILLRILGKRGLAQLNTFDLVVMLLLSNVVQNAVIGNDNSVTGGLFGAVVLLLTDALLVRQGARWRWFARLLEGVPTVLARDGEFDLRAMRRQGLTRGDVGVAVRNQGGDGIEETSLVVLEPGGSVLVRLKEGDQVADKDDVAALRALLERIEARLR; encoded by the coding sequence ATGTGGCACGACATGTTCGTCTCCGGGATCAGTTACAGCGAGAAGGCGCTGCGCACCGTCCTGGTCTACCTCGCGCTGCTGATCCTGCTGCGGATTCTGGGTAAGCGGGGCCTGGCCCAGCTCAACACCTTCGACCTCGTGGTGATGCTGCTGCTGTCGAACGTCGTGCAGAACGCCGTGATCGGCAACGACAACTCGGTGACCGGCGGCCTGTTCGGGGCCGTGGTCCTGCTGCTCACCGATGCCCTGCTGGTCCGTCAGGGCGCGCGGTGGAGGTGGTTCGCGCGGCTGTTGGAGGGCGTTCCGACCGTCCTGGCACGCGACGGCGAGTTCGACCTCCGGGCCATGCGGCGGCAGGGCCTGACCAGGGGCGACGTCGGCGTGGCCGTGCGCAATCAGGGCGGCGACGGCATCGAGGAGACCTCGCTGGTCGTGCTCGAACCCGGCGGTTCCGTCCTCGTCCGCCTCAAGGAGGGCGACCAGGTTGCCGACAAGGACGATGTGGCCGCGCTCCGCGCCCTGCTGGAGCGGATCGAGGCGCGCCTGCGGTGA
- a CDS encoding phosphatidylinositol-specific phospholipase C domain-containing protein translates to MSVSRRALSLALAAGACLLPLAVTSGSAAATDTGALSLAGGSSVGLHNTYNDTAAFPFLAQALDSGTSLVELDTWVDPITHEWKVSHTNPLGNSNNCVDAASAADLYKGGANKDLGSCLDDIRIWLAAHPGHPPIMIKLEMKAGFDATVGLGPTQLDTLIRTHLGSDVYRPADLLGGYASLDAAARAGNWPSRASLAGKVVIEAIPGTVEMNNPFDHLWTDTEYAQHLSALKSAGQLGQAEIFPSVLGAASGDPRTRYGDSTLRPWFVVFDGDAHAFVDGGIDTSWYDTNHYLLVMTDAQNVNPAISDTTPSAADAAARVAKLAADHASFVSSDWTGLPSVLAEQLPRG, encoded by the coding sequence ATGTCCGTCTCGCGCCGTGCCCTGTCGCTCGCCCTCGCCGCCGGAGCCTGTCTGCTGCCGCTGGCCGTCACCAGCGGCTCGGCCGCCGCCACCGACACCGGCGCGCTCTCGCTGGCCGGCGGCAGCTCCGTCGGGCTGCACAACACGTACAACGACACGGCGGCCTTCCCCTTCCTGGCCCAGGCGCTGGACTCCGGCACCTCGCTGGTCGAGCTGGACACCTGGGTCGACCCGATCACGCACGAGTGGAAGGTCAGCCACACCAACCCGCTCGGCAACTCCAACAACTGCGTCGACGCCGCCTCCGCCGCGGACCTCTACAAGGGCGGGGCCAACAAGGACCTGGGCAGCTGCCTCGACGACATCCGGATCTGGCTCGCCGCGCACCCCGGCCACCCGCCGATCATGATCAAGCTGGAGATGAAGGCGGGCTTCGACGCCACCGTCGGCCTCGGTCCGACCCAGCTCGACACGCTGATCCGCACCCACCTCGGCAGCGACGTCTACCGCCCGGCCGACCTCCTCGGCGGCTACGCCTCGCTCGACGCCGCCGCCCGCGCCGGCAACTGGCCGAGCCGCGCCTCCCTGGCGGGCAAGGTGGTCATCGAGGCGATCCCCGGCACCGTCGAGATGAACAACCCCTTCGACCACCTCTGGACCGACACCGAGTACGCCCAGCACCTCTCCGCCCTCAAGTCGGCCGGCCAGCTGGGCCAGGCGGAGATCTTCCCCTCCGTCCTCGGCGCCGCCTCCGGCGACCCCCGCACCCGCTACGGCGACAGCACGCTCCGCCCGTGGTTCGTCGTCTTCGACGGCGACGCCCACGCCTTCGTCGACGGCGGCATCGACACCTCCTGGTACGACACCAACCACTACCTCCTGGTCATGACCGACGCCCAGAACGTCAACCCGGCCATCTCCGACACCACCCCCTCCGCCGCGGACGCCGCCGCCCGCGTCGCCAAGCTGGCCGCCGACCACGCCTCCTTCGTCTCCTCCGACTGGACCGGCCTCCCGTCCGTCCTCGCGGAGCAGTTGCCGCGCGGCTGA